ATTATTGGCGGTGCTTGCTTATTGCTAATTTCTATTCCTATTGAATCGCCACCATGGCACTTTAATTTTCCTGCCGAATATTTTATTTCTTTAGGATGGTTAGCTATGGTTTCGGCTTTTGCCATTACCATTTGGTTTGGTCTTTTGCAACGCCCCGGAGTAAAAGTTTCCAATTTAAATACCTGGAAATTTATTATTCCAATTTTTGGCGCATTTCTAAGCTGGTCTATTTTACCTGGCGAACATCCCGATGCCCTTTCAATTGCCGGAATGATTGTAATTGCCTGCAGCTTACTGCTGGTTAATTATTTAAACCGAAGAGCCGTTAAATAATTTAACGGCTTATAAAAGCATAATAGTCCAAAATAATATCATTACAGTTATTAATAGTAATTGATATTATTTTCTTTTTTTCTCGCGACGTACCAGTTTTATATTTTCGAAGTAGCTCACCATTCGGCGCAAAACATCGGCCCATAGCGTTAGGAATAAAAAAACTGTTCCTAACCACACTACCGCCAAATTAAACCAATAGGTATCGATATAAAAGTTACCTATACGCTTTACATGAGAATAAAAATGGGAGCGACCAAATTTAGAATCGGGCGACATAAATACAGGATCCTTCTTTTGAATAAGCTGATAATTAATCTCAATCATCTTATTCACTTCGTTTCTATTAAGAACCAAATCGGCTAAAGCCTGATTATAGTAGGTTTGTTTAAACTGATAAACCCCATCTCTGCCAAGCGAATCTACCAATCGGGAATATTCAAAATCTTTTTTATATCCCGATTCGCTACTCATTCCTAAGTAATACAAACCTACCTGATCTAAAAAGCTTTTGGTTTGCTCTGCCACATTTAGATTAAAATCTTTAATATTTAATTGCTGAATACCCATAAAAACCTCCATTCCCGCATCATCTGCCATTTTTTGTATTTCAGATCTTAGCATTTCAAAATGAGCAATGGTTTCGTTTTCATCTTTTTCGAACTCAATACTACGCTCACAATCTAACAAAACAGACTCCAACTTAGGAATTAAAAAAGAAGTTTTAAACGCCGCATCGCTTATTCCTTTTTCGTAATCGAAAAAATGTTTTTCGAATTCATTATCCTTAAATTGAGCAACGGCCAAGGCCTCATAAGTCCAGCGAGTGGTCATAAAGTCGCCTACAATTGGTACATATACTTTATCGGTAACCCCGTAATGTAAATCATCAAACTTAATCATTGCGCCACCCAGTAAAAGTTGCGGCACCAAAATCAAAGGAATTAAAATATAAATGGTAATCACCGAATTAAGGCCCGAAGAAATATTAAGACCAATCATATTAGAAAAACATGAAGTCGTAAAAAGTACAAACCAATATGTAAAAGTCATGCCTTCTACACCAAGAATAAAGTTACCTAAAATTACAAACGAGAAAGATTGTATTGCAGATAAGGCAAATAAAAACATAATTTTAGATGCCAGATAACTAATTCTACACAAATTCAGGAATTTTTCTCTTTGCAAAAGCTTTTTGTCACGAATAATTTCCTCGGCACTAACGGTTAATCCTAAAAACATGGAAACCACAACAGCCATGAATAAAAAAACCGGAAAATTTTTATTTTCGCCAAAAAGATAAGCTCCATTGGCAGTATATTTTGTAAAATATCCTAAAATAATAGCTAAAAGCGGAGCCTCGAAAAAATTAATTATTAAATACTGCTTATTCGTTAATTTAGAGAGTACATTACGTATCCAAAAAATAGAGAATTGCTTTACCCTTCCTGGGATTTTAAAATCACTCTGAGGTAATTTTTTTTCTGGTCGTAATAATATTCGATTCGCCTCAATATTATCCAAATATTTTTGATACCATTCCTGAGGCTTTACTCTTCTTTCCCTTGTTGGTTTTCCCTGATCGTCGATTAACTTGGTCTCTACAATTTGTAAAATCTGATCGGGATTTACATTACCACAAGCAACACATTCACTCTCCGACGCATTTACCTGTGAATTTTGAGTTTTAAAATAAACAATAGCATCGATAGGATTTCCTGTATAAATAGGAAATCCTCCCCTATCTAGAATCCAAAGTTTATCAAACATTTTAAAGATATCGGATGATGGCTGATGAATATTTACAATCACCAATTTTCCTTTAAGAGTTTGCTGTTTTAAAAGCCTCATTACCATTTCCGAATCGGTCGACGATAATCCCGAAGTAGGCTCATCGACTAGTAGTATTGCAGGCTCGCGCATCAGCTCCAGTCCGATATTTAATCTTTTTCTTTGTCCGCCGCTTATAAATTTATTTAAAGGGTTACCAACTTTTAAATCGCGCGCTTCATACAAATCAAGATCCTGAAGCATTTTCAGAACTGCTTTAAGAATCTGTATTTCAGAGAAATCTTTAAAACAGAGTTTTGCATTATAATATAAATTCTGGAAAACAGATAATTCCTCAATTAACAAATCGTCTTGCGGAACAAAACCTATTAAACCCTGAACAGCAAGTCGATTTCTATGAATTTCAAAATCGTTTATCCTAATCTCTCCATTATTTAATGTAAGGTTTCCATTTAGCACATTTAGCAAAGTAGATTTACCTACACCGCTACCTCCCATAATTCCAATTAGCTGCCCACTTTCTTCACAAATATTAAATTTCTGAATTCCATTGTTAGAGTTTTTAAATTTAAACTCAACATCTTTAGCTGTAAATATTATTTTTTGCTGCGATTCCTCTTTCAAAAATCTACCAGCAATATCGGAGTAATATATAGATTGAATATTGGGTCCTTTAATAATAGAACCATTACCAAGCTGATATGTTTTTTCTGAAATTATCTTGTTCCCTTCGAGATAAAGATTGAGCTCCCCTTCGTATTTAAACACCAACAGATTAACACTCTCGATATACATAACAACAATTCGGCCATACAAATTTTCACAATAAAGATGTTTAAATTCATTCGTATCTTTCTTGGTATCTTTCTTCATAAACCAGGAAAGATTCTCCGACCATTCTGTAATTTTATTATCTATAATCAGGAATTTGCTTTTATCGAACTCATCTAGAGTATCTCCCCAAACAAAAGATAAGCTATTAATAAATTCGGAGCGGGAAATCTTAAAATTTTCGGCAACAATACTTATAAATTCGAATTCACTTTCACTAACCAACTTATCCTCATAAACAAATTCGAGCAAGCGAAGCAAAACAATTAAACGTTCCTCTTGCACGAGCTCTACTTTTATTTTCGAACACACTTTCGATGCTTCGGCAAGGGTAAGGATATCGGTATTACGAGAACCAGAAATAGATTGATATTCTATTTCGCGACGATAAAATTCGAAGTAGTTTTCAAATAAACGCAGATATTCATCCTGTATATCTGCTTTTACATAGCGACTAAGAAAACTTTCTACAATTACTTTTCCTTTACCAGAAATACCTTCTTCCTTAGAGCTGGCAACAATTGCAAAAAGATGCATTAGAGCATTTAATATCGATTCTCCCATTTATAAGTAAGGAATTTTATTATTCTAAGTTTGAACTGTTCTTAAAATTACAATTTATTTTTTAACAAACAGAAAACAAACGCTCAGTTATTTACATAAAAAAACTGCCTTCAAATAAGAAGACAGTTTTTGTATTTTATTTGTTGCAGATATTACTCTACAATACTTTTTCTAATTTTACCAACACTTTTAATTATTTCGTTTAACTGATCTTCAGTCATTGTACCATCAACTATTTTATCATAGCTTGCTTTCAATCCTG
This genomic interval from uncultured Marinifilum sp. contains the following:
- a CDS encoding ATP-binding cassette domain-containing protein, coding for MGESILNALMHLFAIVASSKEEGISGKGKVIVESFLSRYVKADIQDEYLRLFENYFEFYRREIEYQSISGSRNTDILTLAEASKVCSKIKVELVQEERLIVLLRLLEFVYEDKLVSESEFEFISIVAENFKISRSEFINSLSFVWGDTLDEFDKSKFLIIDNKITEWSENLSWFMKKDTKKDTNEFKHLYCENLYGRIVVMYIESVNLLVFKYEGELNLYLEGNKIISEKTYQLGNGSIIKGPNIQSIYYSDIAGRFLKEESQQKIIFTAKDVEFKFKNSNNGIQKFNICEESGQLIGIMGGSGVGKSTLLNVLNGNLTLNNGEIRINDFEIHRNRLAVQGLIGFVPQDDLLIEELSVFQNLYYNAKLCFKDFSEIQILKAVLKMLQDLDLYEARDLKVGNPLNKFISGGQRKRLNIGLELMREPAILLVDEPTSGLSSTDSEMVMRLLKQQTLKGKLVIVNIHQPSSDIFKMFDKLWILDRGGFPIYTGNPIDAIVYFKTQNSQVNASESECVACGNVNPDQILQIVETKLIDDQGKPTRERRVKPQEWYQKYLDNIEANRILLRPEKKLPQSDFKIPGRVKQFSIFWIRNVLSKLTNKQYLIINFFEAPLLAIILGYFTKYTANGAYLFGENKNFPVFLFMAVVVSMFLGLTVSAEEIIRDKKLLQREKFLNLCRISYLASKIMFLFALSAIQSFSFVILGNFILGVEGMTFTYWFVLFTTSCFSNMIGLNISSGLNSVITIYILIPLILVPQLLLGGAMIKFDDLHYGVTDKVYVPIVGDFMTTRWTYEALAVAQFKDNEFEKHFFDYEKGISDAAFKTSFLIPKLESVLLDCERSIEFEKDENETIAHFEMLRSEIQKMADDAGMEVFMGIQQLNIKDFNLNVAEQTKSFLDQVGLYYLGMSSESGYKKDFEYSRLVDSLGRDGVYQFKQTYYNQALADLVLNRNEVNKMIEINYQLIQKKDPVFMSPDSKFGRSHFYSHVKRIGNFYIDTYWFNLAVVWLGTVFLFLTLWADVLRRMVSYFENIKLVRREKKRK